The Pristis pectinata isolate sPriPec2 chromosome 28, sPriPec2.1.pri, whole genome shotgun sequence genome includes a window with the following:
- the LOC127584038 gene encoding SKI family transcriptional corepressor 1 homolog-B-like isoform X1, producing the protein MEKISSQLSVVNDTASSPTSKQELQPYSQPDHPGSGNLKTNSVGEAVLYGLPIVSLVIDGQERLCLAQISNTLLKNYSYNEIHNRRVALGITCVQCTPVQLEILRRAGAMPISSRRCGMITKREAERLCKSFLGEHTPPKLPENFAFDVSHACAWGCRGNFIPARYNSSRAKCIKCSYCNMYFSPNKFIFHSHRVPDAKYTQPDAANFNSWRRHLKLTDKAPSDYLAHAWEDVKAMFNGGSRKRTLPNPGSGGSPALKAHGPSAIPPRSSEIPHKAMRCEEEGRGLNLGNNVRSYPVIPVPSKGFGMLQKIPPPMFPHPYGFPTFGLCQKKDDANVMGEKAQGSLPGMFWSGNKDTVYPSFPMFWPAAGTLPVPPYPQAQTKVTDNPNGRQNEIDASEQSDRSSNTPKDSLADSERCSSTHSRNEEERSGDEARSIEGVSLTPRKLNYISAFRPVVKDAESIAKLYGNREVYNGARPGYMSPDFMSETSSYRSVSPDMDSGGEEPEVDVESNRCPEDEASPTVQETEIPLQETPTNPEPAHDMSHTEALGTPYTDQGSEDSRHVEQSVEEKSHEVFPHEQEGHLHNVKNPATVALAPIYICSTDAAEQVKEDNQCSAEDSESRKSLQEQGSVSQETSGSTERGEDGITLESSPTQLVEKDIENMGKEELQKLLLEQMDLRKKLEREFQSLKDSFQDQMKRELAYREEMVQQLQIVRDTLCNELDQERKARYAIQQKLKEAHDALHHFSCKMLTPRHCTGNCSFKSPLLPQ; encoded by the exons ATGGAGAAGATTTCTAGCCAGTTGTCAGTAGTAAACGACACCGCCTCTTCTCCAACCTCTAAACAGGAACTGCAACCTTACAGCCAGCCTGACCATCCCGGCTCCGGCAACCTGAAGACCAACTCTGTCGGAGAGGCTGTCCTGTACGGGCTTCCCATTGTATCTCTGGTGATTGACGGTCAGGAGAGACTGTGTCTGGCCCAGATCTCCAACACGCTGCTGAAGAACTACAGCTACAACGAGATCCACAACAGAAGAGTGGCTCTGGGGATCACCTGCGTCCAGTGCACACCCGTGCAGCTGGAGATCTTGCGCCGAGCCGGGGCGATGCCGATCTCCTCTAGAAGATGCGGCATGATCACCAAACGGGAGGCGGAAAGGCTCTGCAAGTCTTTCCTAGGGGAGCACACGCCTCCCAAACTACCCGAGAACTTTGCTTTCGATGTATCCCACGCGTGTGCCTGGGGTTGTCGCGGTAACTTCATCCCAGCGAGGTATAACAGCTCTCGAGCCAAGTGCATTAAATGCAGTTATTGCAATATGTACTTTTCTCCAAATAAATTCATCTTCCATTCTCACAGAGTCCCGGATGCTAAGTATACCCAACCAGACGCAGCTAACTTCAACTCCTGGCGGAGACACCTCAAACTTACAGACAAGGCACCGAGTGACTACTTGGCGCATGCTTGGGAGGATGTCAAGGCAATGTTCAATGGGGGAAGTCGCAAAAGGACCCTCCCGAACCCCGGATCCGGAGGGTCGCCTGCCCTGAAGGCCCACGGACCCAGCGCCATCCCGCCGAGGAGTTCGGAAATTCCTCATAAAGCCATGAGGTGCGAGGAGGAAGGAAGAGGTTTGAACCTCGGGAACAACGTTAGGAGTTACCCCGTCATTCCGGTGCCCAGCAAGGGTTTCGGCATGTTGCAGAAGATCCCACCTCCCATGTTCCCGCATCCCTACGGATTCCCAACTTTTGGCTTGTGCCAGAAGAAAGACGACGCCAATGTAATGGGAGAGAAGGCGCAGGGGAGTCTCCCTGGGATGTTCTGGTCGGGTAACAAGGACACTGTCTACCCCTCCTTCCCCATGTTCTGGCCGGCGGCCGGCACTCTGCCCGTGCCTCCATACCCACAGGCTCAGACTAAAGTCACCGACAACCCAAACGGTCGGCAGAACGAGATCGACGCGTCGGAGCAAAGTGACCGAAGTAGCAATACACCCAAGGACAGCCTTGCGGACAGCGAGAGGTGTTCGAGCACCCACTCCAGGAACGAGGAGGAGAGGTCGGGAGATGAGGCCAGGTCCATAGAAGGAGTTTCCCTAACACCACGGAAACTCAACTACATCTCAGCCTTCCGGCCGGTGGTGAAAGACGCGGAGAGCATCGCCAAACTCTATGGCAACAGGGAAGTGTATAACGGCGCCAGGCCTGGTTACATGTCCCCGGATTTTATGAGCGAGACCTCGAGCTACAGGTCGGTGTCCCCGGACATGGACAGCGGCGGAGAAGAGCCGGAGGTGGACGTGGAGTCGAACCGATGTCCAGAGGATGAAGCTTCGCCAACTGTCCAAGAGACAGAAATTCCACTCCAGGAAACTCCCACTAACCCAGAACCCGCTCACGACATGTCCCATACAGAGGCCCTGGGAACGCCTTATACCGATCAAGGATCTGAAGATTCCAGACACGTCGAACAAAGTGTGGAAGAGAAAAGCCACGAG GTGTTCCCGCACGAACAGGAGGGTCACTTGCACAACGTGAAAAATCCTGCCACGGTGGCTCTCGCTCCCATTTACATCTGCAGCACAGACGCagccg AGCAAGTTAAGGAAGACAATCAGTGCTCGGCGGAGGACTCGGAGTCCAGGAAGTCCTTACAGGAGCAGGGCAGCGTCTCCCAGGAAACCTCTGGCAGTACCGAGCGGG GTGAAGATGGGATTACACTGGAGAGCTCGCCAACACAACTGGTGGAAAAAGACATCGAAAATATGGGCAAAG aggaACTTCAAAAACTACTCTTGGAACAAATGGATCTTAGGAAGAAATTAGAgcgggaatttcagagcttgaaAG ATAGTTTTCAGGATCAAATGAAGAGGGAATTGGCTTACAGAGAGGAAATGGTTCAACAACTCCAAATCGTTCGAG ACACGCTCTGTAATGAGCTGGATCAGGAGAGAAAGGCGCGGTACGCGATTCAGCAGAAACTGAAAG AAGCGCACGACGCTCTTCACCATTTCTCCTGCAAGATGCTGACCCCAAGACACTGCACTGGAAACTGTTCcttcaaatctcctctgctcccgcAGTGA
- the LOC127584038 gene encoding SKI family transcriptional corepressor 1 homolog-B-like isoform X2 — translation MEKISSQLSVVNDTASSPTSKQELQPYSQPDHPGSGNLKTNSVGEAVLYGLPIVSLVIDGQERLCLAQISNTLLKNYSYNEIHNRRVALGITCVQCTPVQLEILRRAGAMPISSRRCGMITKREAERLCKSFLGEHTPPKLPENFAFDVSHACAWGCRGNFIPARYNSSRAKCIKCSYCNMYFSPNKFIFHSHRVPDAKYTQPDAANFNSWRRHLKLTDKAPSDYLAHAWEDVKAMFNGGSRKRTLPNPGSGGSPALKAHGPSAIPPRSSEIPHKAMRCEEEGRGLNLGNNVRSYPVIPVPSKGFGMLQKIPPPMFPHPYGFPTFGLCQKKDDANVMGEKAQGSLPGMFWSGNKDTVYPSFPMFWPAAGTLPVPPYPQAQTKVTDNPNGRQNEIDASEQSDRSSNTPKDSLADSERCSSTHSRNEEERSGDEARSIEGVSLTPRKLNYISAFRPVVKDAESIAKLYGNREVYNGARPGYMSPDFMSETSSYRSVSPDMDSGGEEPEVDVESNRCPEDEASPTVQETEIPLQETPTNPEPAHDMSHTEALGTPYTDQGSEDSRHVEQSVEEKSHEVFPHEQEGHLHNVKNPATVALAPIYICSTDAAEQVKEDNQCSAEDSESRKSLQEQGSVSQETSGSTERGEDGITLESSPTQLVEKDIENMGKEELQKLLLEQMDLRKKLEREFQSLKDSFQDQMKRELAYREEMVQQLQIVRDTLCNELDQERKARYAIQQKLKAHDALHHFSCKMLTPRHCTGNCSFKSPLLPQ, via the exons ATGGAGAAGATTTCTAGCCAGTTGTCAGTAGTAAACGACACCGCCTCTTCTCCAACCTCTAAACAGGAACTGCAACCTTACAGCCAGCCTGACCATCCCGGCTCCGGCAACCTGAAGACCAACTCTGTCGGAGAGGCTGTCCTGTACGGGCTTCCCATTGTATCTCTGGTGATTGACGGTCAGGAGAGACTGTGTCTGGCCCAGATCTCCAACACGCTGCTGAAGAACTACAGCTACAACGAGATCCACAACAGAAGAGTGGCTCTGGGGATCACCTGCGTCCAGTGCACACCCGTGCAGCTGGAGATCTTGCGCCGAGCCGGGGCGATGCCGATCTCCTCTAGAAGATGCGGCATGATCACCAAACGGGAGGCGGAAAGGCTCTGCAAGTCTTTCCTAGGGGAGCACACGCCTCCCAAACTACCCGAGAACTTTGCTTTCGATGTATCCCACGCGTGTGCCTGGGGTTGTCGCGGTAACTTCATCCCAGCGAGGTATAACAGCTCTCGAGCCAAGTGCATTAAATGCAGTTATTGCAATATGTACTTTTCTCCAAATAAATTCATCTTCCATTCTCACAGAGTCCCGGATGCTAAGTATACCCAACCAGACGCAGCTAACTTCAACTCCTGGCGGAGACACCTCAAACTTACAGACAAGGCACCGAGTGACTACTTGGCGCATGCTTGGGAGGATGTCAAGGCAATGTTCAATGGGGGAAGTCGCAAAAGGACCCTCCCGAACCCCGGATCCGGAGGGTCGCCTGCCCTGAAGGCCCACGGACCCAGCGCCATCCCGCCGAGGAGTTCGGAAATTCCTCATAAAGCCATGAGGTGCGAGGAGGAAGGAAGAGGTTTGAACCTCGGGAACAACGTTAGGAGTTACCCCGTCATTCCGGTGCCCAGCAAGGGTTTCGGCATGTTGCAGAAGATCCCACCTCCCATGTTCCCGCATCCCTACGGATTCCCAACTTTTGGCTTGTGCCAGAAGAAAGACGACGCCAATGTAATGGGAGAGAAGGCGCAGGGGAGTCTCCCTGGGATGTTCTGGTCGGGTAACAAGGACACTGTCTACCCCTCCTTCCCCATGTTCTGGCCGGCGGCCGGCACTCTGCCCGTGCCTCCATACCCACAGGCTCAGACTAAAGTCACCGACAACCCAAACGGTCGGCAGAACGAGATCGACGCGTCGGAGCAAAGTGACCGAAGTAGCAATACACCCAAGGACAGCCTTGCGGACAGCGAGAGGTGTTCGAGCACCCACTCCAGGAACGAGGAGGAGAGGTCGGGAGATGAGGCCAGGTCCATAGAAGGAGTTTCCCTAACACCACGGAAACTCAACTACATCTCAGCCTTCCGGCCGGTGGTGAAAGACGCGGAGAGCATCGCCAAACTCTATGGCAACAGGGAAGTGTATAACGGCGCCAGGCCTGGTTACATGTCCCCGGATTTTATGAGCGAGACCTCGAGCTACAGGTCGGTGTCCCCGGACATGGACAGCGGCGGAGAAGAGCCGGAGGTGGACGTGGAGTCGAACCGATGTCCAGAGGATGAAGCTTCGCCAACTGTCCAAGAGACAGAAATTCCACTCCAGGAAACTCCCACTAACCCAGAACCCGCTCACGACATGTCCCATACAGAGGCCCTGGGAACGCCTTATACCGATCAAGGATCTGAAGATTCCAGACACGTCGAACAAAGTGTGGAAGAGAAAAGCCACGAG GTGTTCCCGCACGAACAGGAGGGTCACTTGCACAACGTGAAAAATCCTGCCACGGTGGCTCTCGCTCCCATTTACATCTGCAGCACAGACGCagccg AGCAAGTTAAGGAAGACAATCAGTGCTCGGCGGAGGACTCGGAGTCCAGGAAGTCCTTACAGGAGCAGGGCAGCGTCTCCCAGGAAACCTCTGGCAGTACCGAGCGGG GTGAAGATGGGATTACACTGGAGAGCTCGCCAACACAACTGGTGGAAAAAGACATCGAAAATATGGGCAAAG aggaACTTCAAAAACTACTCTTGGAACAAATGGATCTTAGGAAGAAATTAGAgcgggaatttcagagcttgaaAG ATAGTTTTCAGGATCAAATGAAGAGGGAATTGGCTTACAGAGAGGAAATGGTTCAACAACTCCAAATCGTTCGAG ACACGCTCTGTAATGAGCTGGATCAGGAGAGAAAGGCGCGGTACGCGATTCAGCAGAAACTGAAAG CGCACGACGCTCTTCACCATTTCTCCTGCAAGATGCTGACCCCAAGACACTGCACTGGAAACTGTTCcttcaaatctcctctgctcccgcAGTGA